From a single Nocardioides panacis genomic region:
- a CDS encoding PP2C family protein-serine/threonine phosphatase gives MPSWRASAWLDGNDSDRFATALVVHIDVPTRTATVASAGHLAPALLSPTPTGTVPSALELETGPPLGIGQEWHDRSTQLPADAVLFLFTDGLVETRVDDIDEGVRRLGELLEGLPFDARTILHSALELHPGEDEDDVAVLVAHVP, from the coding sequence CTGCCGTCCTGGCGCGCTTCAGCCTGGCTCGACGGGAACGACAGCGACCGGTTCGCCACAGCTCTGGTCGTCCACATCGACGTCCCTACCCGCACCGCCACCGTCGCCTCGGCCGGACACCTGGCCCCGGCTCTGCTGAGCCCGACGCCGACAGGCACGGTGCCGAGCGCCCTGGAGCTCGAGACGGGACCACCGTTGGGCATCGGACAGGAATGGCATGACCGCAGCACGCAGTTGCCGGCCGACGCCGTTCTGTTCCTCTTCACCGACGGCCTCGTCGAGACCCGGGTCGACGACATCGACGAGGGGGTACGCCGCCTCGGCGAGCTCCTGGAGGGCTTGCCCTTCGACGCTCGCACGATCCTCCACAGCGCGCTCGAGCTCCATCCGGGCGAGGATGAGGACGACGTCGCCGTCCTCGTCGCACACGTCCCTTAG